The following are from one region of the Cyanobium gracile PCC 6307 genome:
- the ubiG gene encoding bifunctional 2-polyprenyl-6-hydroxyphenol methylase/3-demethylubiquinol 3-O-methyltransferase UbiG — protein sequence MIETDLAVTLLRNNLSFYDQQAACWWEESATIFPLSQLNPLRFLFFDRFVSDWRNRRVLDVGCGGGYTCEFLARRGALVTGIDRSAPCIAAARSHAATSGLAIEYRAGRAEALPFAAGSFDVVVCVDVLEHVDRPEAVIAEIARVLAPGGTFCFDTINRTFRSRLTMIWLLETLLRLIPAGVHDWRRFVPPAELRRWLEASGFSAITMRGMDLFGRGPLRTLGRLIHYRRTGGFQVDFDHDLAVMFIGVAVLSPAAGPPIR from the coding sequence ATGATCGAGACCGACCTTGCCGTCACCTTGCTGCGCAACAATCTTTCATTCTACGATCAGCAGGCGGCCTGCTGGTGGGAAGAGTCGGCGACGATCTTTCCCCTCAGCCAACTCAATCCGCTTCGTTTTCTCTTCTTTGATCGGTTCGTTTCCGATTGGCGGAATCGGCGGGTGCTGGATGTGGGTTGCGGCGGCGGTTACACCTGCGAATTCCTGGCCCGTCGCGGCGCCCTGGTCACCGGCATCGATCGCTCCGCCCCCTGCATCGCGGCGGCCCGGAGCCATGCGGCCACCTCGGGTCTGGCGATCGAGTACCGCGCCGGCAGGGCGGAGGCGCTTCCCTTCGCTGCCGGCAGCTTCGATGTGGTCGTCTGCGTCGATGTGCTGGAGCATGTCGATCGTCCCGAGGCCGTGATCGCCGAGATCGCCAGGGTGCTCGCCCCTGGAGGAACGTTCTGTTTCGACACCATCAACCGCACCTTCCGCTCCCGGCTGACGATGATCTGGCTGCTGGAGACGCTGCTGCGGCTGATCCCCGCCGGTGTCCACGACTGGCGGCGGTTCGTGCCCCCGGCGGAGCTGCGGCGCTGGCTGGAGGCCAGCGGCTTCAGCGCCATCACGATGCGGGGCATGGACCTGTTCGGCCGGGGGCCGCTGCGCACCCTCGGCCGGCTGATCCACTACCGCCGCACGGGTGGTTTCCAGGTGGACTTCGACCATGACCTGGCCGTGATGTTCATCGGTGTGGCCGTCCTCAGCCCAGCAGCAGGCCCCCCGATTCGCTGA
- a CDS encoding RrF2 family transcriptional regulator, with amino-acid sequence MLRRSGIYALKALLELALDPPRWQSVSALAEAQDLPGPMLEQLMLKLRRAALVEARRGRQGGYRLRRPPAEVPLAAILAAVDAPAGSLIALGEGEDPRPSDRVTRVLNRRLLQALERELDQLTLEDLLFDLRSARAAFSESGGLLLG; translated from the coding sequence ATGCTGCGCCGCAGCGGCATCTACGCCCTCAAGGCCCTGCTGGAGCTGGCCCTCGATCCGCCGCGCTGGCAGTCGGTGTCCGCCCTGGCCGAGGCCCAGGACCTGCCCGGCCCGATGCTGGAGCAGCTGATGCTCAAGCTGCGCCGCGCCGCCCTGGTGGAGGCCCGCCGGGGTCGGCAGGGGGGCTACAGGCTGCGGCGCCCGCCCGCCGAGGTGCCCCTGGCGGCGATCCTGGCGGCGGTGGACGCCCCGGCCGGCAGCCTGATCGCCCTGGGTGAAGGCGAGGACCCCCGGCCCAGCGACCGGGTGACCCGGGTGCTCAACCGCCGCCTGCTGCAGGCCCTGGAGCGGGAACTGGACCAGCTCACCCTGGAGGACCTGCTGTTCGACCTGCGCAGTGCCCGGGCCGCCTTCAGCGAATCGGGGGGCCTGCTGCTGGGCTGA
- a CDS encoding UbiD family decarboxylase gives MGLLERRGQLRRITAPVDPDLELAAIADRVLAMGGPALLFENVIGSPMPVAVNLMGTVERVLWSMGMERPEELEALGEKLALLQQPRPPKGLKEVMKFGGVFWDLVRARPDLDLTPPCHQQVLKGEAVNLEQLPLLRPWPGDAGGVITLGLVITKDPETGVPNVGVYRLQRQSINSATVHWLSVRGGARHLRKAAALGRKLEVAVAIGVHPLLVMAAATPIPVQLSEWLFAGLYAGEGVRLARCKTLDLEVPSHSEVVLEGTITPGEVLPDGPCGDHMGFYGGEEDSPLVRFHCVTQRRDPIFLTTFSGRPPKEEAMLAIALNRIYTPILRQQIPEIVDFFLPMEGLSYKLAVIAIDKAYPGQAKRAAMAFWSALPQFTYTKFVVVVDKSIAIRDPRQVIWAISAQVDPQRDLFVLEDTPFDSLDFASERLGLGGRLAIDATTKIGPEKRHDWGQALGRDAALEARVDARWSELGLDDLGRGEPDPALFGYTLEHVLERLAAGR, from the coding sequence ATGGGCCTGCTCGAGAGGCGCGGCCAGTTGCGGCGCATCACGGCGCCGGTGGATCCGGACCTGGAACTGGCGGCGATCGCCGACCGGGTGCTGGCCATGGGCGGGCCGGCCCTGCTGTTCGAGAACGTCATCGGCTCCCCCATGCCGGTGGCGGTGAACCTGATGGGCACCGTGGAACGGGTGCTCTGGAGCATGGGCATGGAGCGGCCCGAGGAGCTCGAGGCCCTCGGGGAGAAGCTGGCCCTGCTGCAGCAGCCCCGGCCCCCGAAGGGTCTCAAGGAGGTGATGAAGTTCGGAGGGGTGTTCTGGGACCTGGTGCGGGCCCGCCCCGACCTCGACCTCACCCCCCCCTGCCACCAGCAGGTGCTGAAGGGCGAGGCGGTGAACCTGGAGCAGCTGCCGCTGCTGCGCCCCTGGCCCGGCGATGCCGGCGGGGTGATCACCCTCGGGCTGGTGATCACCAAGGACCCGGAGACCGGGGTCCCCAACGTGGGCGTCTACCGGCTGCAGCGCCAGTCGATCAACAGCGCCACCGTCCACTGGCTGAGCGTGCGGGGCGGGGCCCGGCACCTGCGCAAGGCGGCGGCGCTGGGCCGCAAGCTGGAGGTGGCGGTGGCCATCGGCGTCCATCCGCTGCTGGTGATGGCGGCGGCCACGCCGATCCCGGTGCAGCTGAGCGAATGGCTGTTCGCCGGCCTCTACGCCGGCGAGGGGGTGCGGCTGGCCCGCTGCAAGACCCTCGATCTGGAGGTGCCCTCCCACAGCGAGGTGGTGCTGGAAGGCACGATCACGCCCGGGGAAGTGCTCCCGGACGGCCCCTGCGGCGACCACATGGGGTTCTACGGCGGCGAGGAGGACTCGCCCCTGGTGCGCTTCCACTGCGTCACCCAGCGCCGTGACCCCATCTTCCTGACCACCTTCAGCGGCCGCCCCCCCAAGGAGGAGGCGATGCTGGCGATCGCCCTGAACCGCATCTACACGCCGATCCTGCGCCAGCAGATCCCGGAGATCGTCGATTTCTTCCTGCCCATGGAGGGCCTCAGCTACAAGCTGGCCGTGATCGCCATCGACAAGGCCTATCCGGGCCAGGCCAAGCGGGCGGCCATGGCCTTCTGGAGCGCCCTGCCCCAGTTCACCTACACCAAGTTCGTGGTGGTGGTCGACAAATCGATCGCGATCCGAGACCCGCGCCAGGTGATCTGGGCGATCAGCGCCCAGGTCGACCCCCAGCGGGACCTGTTCGTGCTGGAGGACACCCCGTTCGACTCGCTCGACTTCGCCAGCGAGCGGCTGGGGCTCGGCGGCCGGCTCGCCATTGACGCCACCACCAAGATCGGCCCGGAGAAACGGCACGACTGGGGCCAGGCCCTGGGCCGGGATGCCGCTCTGGAGGCCCGGGTGGATGCCCGCTGGAGCGAACTGGGCCTCGATGATCTGGGCCGAGGCGAGCCCGATCCCGCCCTGTTCGGCTACACCCTGGAGCACGTGCTGGAGCGGCTCGCGGCCGGCCGCTGA
- a CDS encoding 2-phosphosulfolactate phosphatase family protein produces the protein MLLSYFHTSEAVPPLLPPEEDGPDAAVVIDVLRATTTIAWALENGAEAIQAFADLGSLEAAAAGWPAARRLRAGERGGKRVEGYDLGNSPLAVTRERVESKRIFLSTTNGTRSLDRVRDVPLLLTACLPNRTAVARRLIERQALRVWIVGSGWEGDYSLEDSLAAGAVASAAIEQAVAPHMGVRCANDEMLAALALWQQWRHDTETCLRSASHGQRLIRLGNHDADFACCAAVDSLEIVPIQAEPGVLRAS, from the coding sequence GTGCTTCTCTCCTATTTCCACACCTCCGAAGCGGTTCCCCCCCTGCTGCCCCCCGAGGAGGACGGCCCCGACGCGGCGGTGGTCATCGACGTGCTGCGGGCCACCACCACGATCGCCTGGGCCCTGGAGAACGGGGCCGAGGCGATCCAGGCTTTCGCCGACCTGGGCAGCCTCGAAGCGGCCGCTGCCGGCTGGCCGGCCGCCCGGCGACTCCGGGCCGGTGAACGCGGCGGCAAGCGCGTGGAGGGCTACGACCTGGGCAACTCCCCCCTGGCGGTGACCCGGGAGCGGGTGGAGAGCAAGCGCATCTTCCTCAGCACCACCAATGGCACCCGTTCCCTCGACCGGGTCCGGGACGTGCCCCTGCTGCTGACCGCCTGCCTGCCCAACCGCACCGCCGTGGCCCGGCGGCTGATCGAGCGCCAGGCCCTGCGGGTCTGGATCGTCGGCAGCGGCTGGGAGGGGGATTACTCGCTCGAGGACAGCCTGGCGGCGGGGGCGGTGGCCTCGGCGGCCATCGAGCAGGCGGTGGCGCCCCACATGGGGGTGCGCTGCGCCAACGACGAGATGCTGGCGGCCCTCGCCCTCTGGCAGCAGTGGCGCCATGACACCGAGACCTGCCTGCGCAGCGCCAGCCACGGCCAGCGCCTGATCAGGCTGGGCAACCACGACGCTGATTTCGCCTGCTGCGCCGCCGTCGACAGCCTCGAGATCGTGCCGATCCAGGCCGAACCCGGGGTGTTGAGGGCCAGCTGA
- a CDS encoding carbon-nitrogen hydrolase family protein — MSSFLAAALQLTSTPDPDANFSAAEELIELAARRGADLVGLPENFAFMGDDARRLELAPILAERCSRFLVTMARRYQVTLLGGGFPVPAGEGQTFNRAELVGREGQLLARYDKIHLFDVDLPDGITYRESATVQPGHEPPPVVDVPGLCRVGLSICYDVRFPELYRQLAGSGAQLLMIPAAFTAYTGKDHWQVLLQARAIENTAYVLAPAQTGLHYGRRQTHGHALVIDPWGTVMADAGVEPGLAMAPVDMAHEARVRTQMPSLQHRHPALF; from the coding sequence GTGAGCAGTTTTCTGGCGGCGGCCCTGCAACTCACCAGCACGCCGGACCCGGACGCCAATTTCTCGGCAGCTGAGGAGCTGATCGAGCTGGCGGCCCGCCGCGGCGCCGACCTGGTCGGCCTGCCGGAGAACTTCGCCTTCATGGGCGATGACGCCCGCCGGCTGGAGCTGGCACCGATCCTGGCCGAGCGCTGCAGTCGCTTTCTGGTGACGATGGCGCGCCGCTACCAGGTCACCCTGCTGGGGGGCGGATTCCCGGTGCCGGCCGGAGAGGGCCAGACCTTCAACCGCGCCGAGCTGGTGGGCCGGGAGGGCCAGCTCCTGGCCCGCTACGACAAGATCCACCTCTTTGATGTGGACCTGCCGGACGGGATCACCTACCGGGAGTCGGCCACGGTGCAGCCCGGCCACGAGCCGCCGCCGGTGGTCGATGTGCCGGGCCTGTGCCGGGTCGGCCTGTCGATCTGTTACGACGTGCGCTTCCCCGAGCTCTACCGCCAGCTGGCCGGTTCCGGGGCCCAGCTGCTGATGATCCCGGCGGCCTTCACCGCTTACACCGGCAAGGACCATTGGCAGGTGCTGCTCCAGGCCCGGGCCATCGAGAACACCGCCTACGTGCTCGCCCCCGCCCAGACGGGCCTCCACTACGGCCGCCGTCAGACCCACGGCCATGCCCTGGTGATCGACCCCTGGGGCACCGTGATGGCGGATGCCGGCGTGGAGCCGGGCCTGGCCATGGCCCCGGTCGACATGGCC